Proteins from a genomic interval of Amycolatopsis sp. cg13:
- a CDS encoding TetR/AcrR family transcriptional regulator has product MPRVAENRAPATPSSPAQQERYRRILRAAADHGAEHGLDRIQMLDVARDAGVAIATLYRYFPSKTILFTALLHSQVEQLDRNSVPVEPGQEPAEAVARVLVDAARRLLERPRLAQAMLQSNNATVAGESPNMAATVEFADLILRVAGVAEASDHDRRLVRLIEQTWYGVLTSQLNGHITAEEAEADTVLACRLLLAELGR; this is encoded by the coding sequence GTGCCGAGAGTCGCCGAAAACCGGGCGCCGGCCACGCCGAGTTCGCCCGCGCAGCAGGAGCGCTACCGGCGGATCCTGCGAGCGGCCGCGGACCACGGCGCCGAGCACGGCCTCGACCGGATCCAGATGCTCGACGTCGCCCGCGATGCCGGCGTCGCCATCGCCACGCTCTACCGGTACTTCCCGTCGAAGACCATCCTGTTCACCGCGCTGCTGCACAGCCAGGTCGAACAGCTGGACCGCAACAGCGTCCCGGTCGAGCCCGGCCAGGAACCGGCCGAGGCGGTCGCGCGCGTGCTGGTCGACGCCGCCCGCCGCCTGCTGGAACGACCGCGGCTCGCGCAGGCGATGCTGCAGTCGAACAACGCGACGGTCGCGGGGGAGTCGCCGAACATGGCCGCGACGGTCGAGTTCGCCGACCTGATCCTGCGCGTCGCGGGGGTGGCCGAGGCCAGTGACCACGATCGCCGGTTGGTCCGGTTGATCGAGCAGACCTGGTACGGCGTGCTGACCTCGCAGCTGAACGGGCACATCACGGCGGAGGAAGCGGAGGCGGACACAGTGCTGGCGTGCCGGTTGCTGCTGGCCGAACTGGGCCGCTGA
- a CDS encoding SDR family oxidoreductase produces the protein MPRTVVITGASSGIGAALSSLLAERGDQVLGVDLAGSDVDADLSTPAGRTAAAEEVGKRTGHVDAVVTCAGTSNPGEAMVTVNYFGSTGFIEALQPLLAKSEAPRVVLVGSISGTQPNDPAVVEACLRGDEQAALTAAREAIADNRAVQLYPSSKSAIAQWARRTSVSAGWADAGIAVNVVAPGVVLTPMTDELFADPKMKAVMDKAVPMPLHGYAAAEDVARVLAYFADAATTHITGQVVYVDGGAEATLRPAAHY, from the coding sequence ATGCCGCGCACCGTCGTCATCACCGGAGCGAGTTCGGGGATCGGTGCGGCACTCAGCAGCCTCCTCGCCGAGCGCGGCGACCAAGTCCTCGGCGTCGACCTCGCGGGCAGCGACGTCGATGCGGACCTCTCGACCCCGGCTGGCCGCACTGCCGCCGCCGAGGAGGTCGGCAAGCGCACCGGGCACGTCGACGCGGTGGTCACCTGTGCCGGGACGTCGAACCCCGGCGAAGCGATGGTCACGGTGAACTACTTCGGCAGCACCGGTTTCATCGAGGCCCTGCAGCCGTTGCTCGCGAAATCCGAAGCGCCGCGCGTCGTCCTGGTCGGCTCGATCTCCGGCACCCAGCCGAACGACCCCGCAGTGGTCGAGGCCTGCCTGCGCGGCGACGAGCAAGCCGCGCTGACCGCGGCCCGCGAGGCGATCGCGGACAACCGGGCGGTGCAGCTGTACCCGTCCTCGAAGTCCGCGATCGCGCAGTGGGCGCGCCGGACGTCTGTTTCGGCGGGCTGGGCCGACGCGGGAATCGCGGTCAACGTGGTCGCCCCGGGCGTGGTCCTGACGCCGATGACCGACGAGCTTTTCGCCGACCCGAAGATGAAAGCCGTGATGGACAAGGCAGTTCCGATGCCGCTGCACGGTTACGCGGCCGCGGAAGACGTCGCGCGCGTGCTGGCGTACTTCGCCGACGCCGCGACGACGCACATCACCGGCCAGGTCGTGTACGTCGACGGCGGCGCCGAGGCGACCCTCCGCCCGGCGGCGCACTACTGA
- a CDS encoding PaaI family thioesterase, with the protein MTTYAENVPLSPVPNDDGIDAAVAAARRVVNALLQAGANSAAPMTDIARDLNRIAAQIEEHAPERQERFVSMWAGRPRHDPVTGPENALAPPLHLHGLPDGSVTGTVTLGLPYQGPPGCVHGGISALLLDHALGVANSWGPGPDGMTGTLSVRYHRTTPLFAELTIRARQQSSEGRRIHTTGEILADGQVCVSADGIFVAKHVARPVAQDEGGR; encoded by the coding sequence ATGACGACTTACGCCGAAAACGTCCCGCTGTCGCCTGTCCCGAACGACGACGGCATCGACGCTGCCGTCGCGGCGGCCCGCCGGGTCGTCAACGCCCTCCTGCAGGCTGGCGCGAACAGTGCAGCGCCCATGACGGACATCGCCCGCGACCTCAACCGGATCGCCGCCCAAATCGAAGAGCACGCGCCGGAGCGGCAAGAGCGCTTCGTCAGCATGTGGGCCGGGCGGCCGCGGCACGATCCCGTCACCGGCCCGGAAAACGCGCTCGCCCCGCCGCTGCACCTGCACGGTCTGCCGGACGGATCCGTGACCGGCACGGTGACGCTCGGCCTGCCGTATCAGGGACCGCCCGGCTGCGTGCACGGCGGGATTTCCGCGCTGTTGCTGGATCACGCGCTCGGTGTCGCCAACAGCTGGGGGCCCGGGCCGGACGGGATGACCGGCACGCTCAGCGTCCGCTACCACCGGACGACCCCGCTGTTCGCGGAGCTGACGATTCGCGCACGACAGCAATCCAGCGAGGGCCGCCGGATCCACACGACCGGCGAAATTCTCGCCGACGGGCAGGTCTGCGTTTCCGCGGACGGGATTTTCGTGGCGAAACACGTCGCGCGGCCAGTTGCCCAGGACGAAGGAGGCCGATGA
- a CDS encoding SDR family NAD(P)-dependent oxidoreductase: MNTLAGRVALVTGAGQGVGQGIALALAGEGASIAVLGRTRGKLDETCRLLRERGAAAEPFECDVADTASIPGVVDEVVSRFGRLDILVNNAYSGAFGPLLKMSDEDFARGFSTGPFAAFAFMKAAHPHLKATGDGSIVNLVTSAMVRWDPTTYGAYAAAKQALRSLSRTAAVEWARDGIRVNAIAPHALSPGLKWWTEHNPEEAAEFVSTIPVGRIGECEEDIGRAVVALVGSDLRYLTGATVPLDGGQAFFG, from the coding sequence ATGAACACGCTCGCGGGCCGGGTGGCCCTGGTGACCGGCGCCGGACAAGGCGTCGGGCAAGGAATCGCGCTGGCGCTGGCGGGGGAGGGCGCGTCGATCGCGGTCCTCGGGCGCACGCGCGGCAAGCTGGACGAGACCTGCCGCCTCCTGCGGGAGCGGGGTGCTGCCGCGGAACCGTTCGAATGCGACGTCGCGGATACGGCGTCGATTCCCGGGGTCGTCGACGAGGTCGTTTCGCGATTCGGCCGCCTCGACATTTTGGTCAACAATGCGTACTCCGGCGCTTTCGGGCCATTGCTGAAAATGAGCGACGAGGACTTCGCGCGCGGTTTCTCGACTGGACCGTTTGCCGCGTTCGCGTTCATGAAAGCCGCCCATCCGCACTTGAAGGCGACGGGCGACGGTTCGATCGTCAACCTGGTCACATCAGCGATGGTGCGCTGGGATCCCACCACCTACGGTGCTTACGCCGCAGCGAAACAAGCCTTGCGCTCGCTGTCGCGCACTGCCGCCGTGGAGTGGGCGCGCGACGGAATTCGGGTCAACGCGATCGCTCCGCACGCATTGTCGCCGGGCTTGAAATGGTGGACCGAACACAACCCCGAAGAGGCCGCCGAATTCGTCTCGACCATTCCGGTGGGCCGGATCGGGGAGTGCGAAGAGGACATTGGTCGCGCTGTAGTCGCGCTGGTCGGTTCCGATCTGCGCTACCTGACCGGAGCCACCGTGCCGCTCGACGGTGGTCAAGCCTTCTTCGGCTGA